A region from the Mustela erminea isolate mMusErm1 chromosome 10, mMusErm1.Pri, whole genome shotgun sequence genome encodes:
- the FOXE3 gene encoding forkhead box protein E3: MTGRSDMEPPAAFSGFPALPSVAPSGPPPSPLAGAEPGPEPEEAAAGRGEPESAPASGPGRRRRRPLQRGKPPYSYIALIAMALAHAPGRRLTLAAIYRFITERFAFYRDSPRKWQNSIRHNLTLNDCFVKVPREPGNPGKGNYWTLDPAAADMFDNGSFLRRRKRFKRAELPALPAAGPPPFPYAPYAPAPGPALLAPPPPAAAPGPSPPARLFSVDSLVSLPPELAGLGAPEPPCCPAPDAAAAAFASCPAAASPPLYSPGPERLGLPAPRPGPGPLPAEPLLALAGPAAALGPLGPGEAYLRPPGYAPGLERYL; the protein is encoded by the coding sequence ATGACCGGGCGCAGCGACATGGAGCCGCCCGCCGCTTTCTCGGGCTTCCCCGCCCTGCCCTCGGTCGCGCCGTCGGGGCCGCCGCCGTCGCCACTCGCCGGGGCCGAACCGGGGCCCGAGCCAGAGGAGGCGGCCGCGGGCCGCGGGGAGCCGGAGTCCGCCCCCGCATCGGGCCcgggacggcggcggcggcggcccctgCAGCGCGGGAAGCCGCCCTACTCGTACATCGCGCTCATCGCCATGGCGCTGGCGCACGCCCCGGGCCGCCGCCTCACGCTGGCCGCCATCTACCGCTTCATCACCGAGCGCTTCGCCTTCTACCGCGACAGCCCGCGCAAGTGGCAGAACAGCATCCGCCACAACCTGACGCTCAACGACTGCTTCGTCAAGGTGCCGCGCGAGCCGGGCAACCCGGGCAAGGGCAACTACTGGACGCTCGACCCCGCGGCCGCCGACATGTTCGACAACGGCAGCTTCCTGCGGCGCCGCAAGCGCTTCAAGCGCGCCGAGCTGCCCGCGCTGCCCGCCGCCGGCCCGCCGCCCTTCCCCTACGCGCCCTACGCGCCCGCGCCCGGCCCCGCGCTGCTTGCCCCGCCGCCACCCGCCGCCGCGCCCGGGCCCTCGCCGCCCGCGCGCCTCTTCAGCGTCGACAGCTTGGTGAGCCTGCCGCCTGAGCTGGCGGGGCTGGGCGCCCCCGAGCCGCCCTGCTGCCCCGCGCccgacgccgccgccgccgccttcgCCTCCTGCCCGGCCGCAGCCTCCCCGCCGCTCTACTCGCCGGGCCCCGAGCGCCTGGGGCTGCCGGCgccgcgccccggccccggcccgctCCCCGCCGAGCCCCTGCTGGCGCTGGCCGGGCCAGCCGCCGCGCTCGGCCCGCTCGGCCCCGGAGAGGCCTACCTGCGGCCGCCGGGCTACGCGCCCGGGCTCGAGCGCTACCTGTGA